The sequence AATCTTTACGACTGGCGTACCGGCGCTGCCCGCCATGCGATCTCGCGCGGGCTAGAACTTGCCCCCGATTTACCCCTTCTGCACGCCCTCAACGCCGTAGCCGCCCTCATGCGAGGAAATCTTTTGGGGGCCTGGCAATCCGGCGATCGCTATTTGACTGTATCGGCAACTCACCTGCCTGCGCGATCGCTAGCACGGGCTGATACTCCCATCAACGAACAATCGAGGGGAGTCCTGCACAGTGAGGGTAACGCAGGCGTAGAACCCTCACTTAGCTATGCTCCCAACCCAGCACGAGCACACACTTCAGGACTACCACAGTCAAATTTCCCCGCACCAGCAAGTTTCTAGCGCACCACAAGAGTCTATGCATGCCGGTGCAGAATTATCTTTCTGGAAAGTGACACGCTCCCGGGAGTAGGTCGCGATCGACACCATTTTATTGACACAATATCGATCTCGGTTCGGATGTCATGGAGCGCATCGCAGTCGATCCACAAGTCCATGTCGGCAAACCTTGTGGAGCCGGGACGCGGATCTCCGTGCAGCGAGTATTGGAGCTGCTTGCCGTGGGAGTGTCTGCCGAGGCGATTGCACGAGACTACTACCCGGCCTTCAGATCCAAGACGTGCGTGCGTGTCTGGAGTCGGCGATCGCGCTGGTCGCTGCCGAGGACGTGCAGCTGACACCGATACACTCGTGAAACTTTTACCCGACCAAGACGCTTACGCGCTCACTGTCCGCTTTTTAGCTGAAGCAGGGCACGACGTCGTGACTGTAGCCGAGCTCTATTTAGCACGGGCGACAGATATCGAAATTTGGGCTGCTGCAGGGGCGAGCAAACGCATCCTCGTGACTCGAGATAGCAACCACGGCAATCTAGTATTGGTAAGGGCTTCGGGTTCCGGCGTAATCTGGTTCCGGCGTAATCTACTGACGTGCGACTCCCAGCAACCTGAATCGCATTCGTGCCGAGCTGGTAGGTTACTCGTCAGCTACTCTGCAGAAGAGTTAGCAGCAGCGTTTGTGGTTGTGGAACCGAATAGGCATCGTTTGAGGAAAAGGCAGCCGCCGCCAGAGCAGTCAGAAGGTTGTATAGAAAGAACTTTGATTATTTAAACAGTTTCCTTCTTGAACTGCAATTTACAGCATTTGAGTCAAATCAATCTAGATTTTGTTTTACAACAATACACTAGAAAGCCACCTTGATATCTCCTGTAGTCTCGGGGCAAGAATACACTGGACAGCTGCTTAAAAAATGCGCACGATCGGAGATATCAAAAGGACAAAATGATTTCCACAAGATAATCTCTGGAACTTGTGCAGCAAGCACAGAACAGAGAGATTATGACAATCGAGCCCAACAAAAAGTGGAACAATGGAGATAAAACCAGGCTCTAGACGCCAATCACCTATGAGGATATTGCTTTTCGATCGTTGACTCAATATAGTACAATGAACCCAAGGAACTATTCTTGTTTAAAAGCGAGCATTCTAAAGTCGATTACCTTCGAATGAAGATATAAAAGATGGGTAAATTATGATGATTATTTACTCTAATATTTTTTCCCAAAAGAAAGTAGGCGATCGAGTGCGATCGATTCCGTTGCTACGCCTCACCAGGCTGAATATGATTGGATGCAGTAAAGAATGTGAATATCTTCCAAAAATGACATATAGCGGTTGTGCGTAAAAACTGCCTCAATCCTATCGGGGAGAAGTTCATCAAAAGCTTACTTGCAGAAGCCCCTCTCAACAACGTCGGATTTTTGTTGGAAAATGCCTGAGTATAAAATCAAAAGTCCTTTGAGATATCCTGGCGGTAAGTCAAAGGCCATCTCTCGTCTTTCACAGTACATACCCCCTTTTCAAGAGCTGCGAGAGCCATTTTTCGGTGGGGGATCTGTTTCATTTTATTGTGCCCAGATTTTTCCAAATACCAAGCTTAAAGCCAGCGACATCAATTACGACCTTTACTGTTTTTGGGAACAGCTGTCGGTCGATCCAGATCCTCTAATCGAGCATGTGTGGGACGTAAAGTTTAAGTGTGATAACGGTAGAGCTCTCTACCAAGAGCTATGCGGACGCCGTGACTCTGATTTATCAGATCTTCAACGTGCGGTTGACTTTTTCATTCTTAACCGCATTACATTCTCTGGGACTATCGATAGTGGGGGTTATTCCGAGAAGGCTTTTCAGTCGCGCTTCACAACTTCATCGATCGAAAGACTAGAGAAAGCAAAGGAAATCGCACGTCAGATTTCCTTTCACCATGCCGACTATCATCAGTTACTTTGTGAACCCGGTTACGATGTATTCCTATTCCTTGACCCACCCTATTACAGTGCAACAAAATCAAAGCTTTATGGGAAAAAGGGAGATCTACACATGCACTTCGACCACCAACGCTTCTTTGAAGAACTTGTTAATTGCAAACATCGCTGGCTTGTCACCTATGACAACAGCGAATACATTCGAGAACTATACGCCGACTTTTATCAACTTGAATGGGAGCTACAGTATGGAATGAATAACTATAAAAAGACTACCGCTGCCAGAGGTAAAGAGCTGTTAATTGCCAACTTTGAGCTTGTTCTAGAAACACAATCGCTGCCAAGTCGATTCACCCAATAGCAAACGTTAAGGCTGTTTCTAAAAAATCCATCCTTCGTCAAGAAATGCCTCAAGCAGCAGAAAAGTTAGCCACCGTCGCCATTTAGCAACACATCGAGATAAATAACTAGCCCTCTGTGTCAACCTGGGTTCTTGGGAAGCATGCCCGAACTTGAGCCATTAGAGTGCTTGCAGCTTTTCCATGCTCGAGTAGTGGAGGTGGAGAGGAGAAAGGCGCGCAGTTCTGCAGCGGACTCGGTGATATCGATATGGAGCTTTCCCGGCATGATGACTCATCTCGAGAACCTGACACCTGCTACTCATATCACATTTTTCCGGATTAGGTATTACTTCAATGCTGCTGAATTCACGCCTGATTTCCGTCTTAGACTTCTGTTTTAAACCAGGTCTAAACCAATAACAACAAAACCGCGTAAAGCGCTGCACCACCAGTAAAAGACCAGAAACAACTCTTCTGCTCGTCTGGCAGTTCTCGCTTTAGAATATTGAGGATTAGGCTGCCGGCTAAAAAGGCCCAAACTATCGAAACTGCGGCTTCATTTAGATTTGCGATTTGAGCTGCGATCGCCCCCATCATAATCGCTGCGGTCAAAAACCAGCGCCCTCGGCGATCGTAGGAAGATTTGTGATGCTCTCGCAAATTGAAATCGATGACAAAAAAGTGCAAGGCAACCGCCACGAAAAATAAAATACACTGAAATAAGTTGTGTTCGCTTAGATCTTGAAGCAAATAGCCAAAAATTGCGTTCATGCATATAAAGACGGCGATATGAATCCAAAACACTAAAGAACTCGCGCGATCGGCATCGTTTCTTGCGCGGTTGAG comes from Rubidibacter lacunae KORDI 51-2 and encodes:
- a CDS encoding DUF433 domain-containing protein translates to MERIAVDPQVHVGKPCGAGTRISVQRVLELLAVGVSAEAIARDYYPAFRSKTCVRVWSRRSRWSLPRTCS
- a CDS encoding DUF5615 family PIN-like protein, whose product is MKLLPDQDAYALTVRFLAEAGHDVVTVAELYLARATDIEIWAAAGASKRILVTRDSNHGNLVLVRASGSGVIWFRRNLLTCDSQQPESHSCRAGRLLVSYSAEELAAAFVVVEPNRHRLRKRQPPPEQSEGCIERTLII
- a CDS encoding DNA adenine methylase, whose amino-acid sequence is MPEYKIKSPLRYPGGKSKAISRLSQYIPPFQELREPFFGGGSVSFYCAQIFPNTKLKASDINYDLYCFWEQLSVDPDPLIEHVWDVKFKCDNGRALYQELCGRRDSDLSDLQRAVDFFILNRITFSGTIDSGGYSEKAFQSRFTTSSIERLEKAKEIARQISFHHADYHQLLCEPGYDVFLFLDPPYYSATKSKLYGKKGDLHMHFDHQRFFEELVNCKHRWLVTYDNSEYIRELYADFYQLEWELQYGMNNYKKTTAARGKELLIANFELVLETQSLPSRFTQ
- a CDS encoding bacitracin resistance protein bacA, which produces MSDAIVQGPGLLLAASLASIHAFSPKLNISAVVPEHRWVSFAGGVSVGYVFLEIFPELSHVQAELEHSAIPFIAYLENHVYILALLGLLVFYGLDILALASRGLNRARNDADRASSLVFWIHIAVFICMNAIFGYLLQDLSEHNLFQCILFFVAVALHFFVIDFNLREHHKSSYDRRGRWFLTAAIMMGAIAAQIANLNEAAVSIVWAFLAGSLILNILKRELPDEQKSCFWSFTGGAALYAVLLLLV